In Gordonia sp. SL306, the genomic window ACGGCATCGGGATCAGATAGGAGCCCACCAGGACGACGGCGACGACCGCGGTCAGCAGCAGTGCCCGGCGGATCACCCGGGCATCGACACCGCGCCGCACGGGACCGGATGTGCCCGTCGCCCCGGGCTCGGTGATCGGCGACCCCGACGTGTCGTCGGGGACCGTGGGGGACTCGGTGGGCACCGCGCAATACTACGCGGGCGTGACCCGTGGGATGTGTCACGATCGGCCCTCGATGTGAGAGCCGAGCGAGCGTTCGGCTAAAGTCGGGTACGCGCTCGACCCGAGCTACACGGAGGTGTCACGCCCCATGCCGCAGACCACTGCGTCGAAATCCGATCGGTCCGACCGGTCGCTCGACGAGGCCTATCAGGCCTGGTCGGAAGCCGCTGCCGCCGTCTTGGCGAAGTCCCGGCGGTCCACTGTCGAGGAATTGCCTGCCTCGGCCGAAGAGCTCTTGTCCACCACCACTCTCGATGGACTCCGGATCCGTCCGCTGTACACACGCAGGGATGAGCACGCGGAATCCGGCCTGCCCGGCGGGTTCCCGTTCGTTCGGGGTGCCGACCCCGATCGCGACGTCACCATGGGCTGGCGGGTGACCGAGCGATTCGGTGACGATTCGACATCGGCGGCCGACGTCAATCAGTCCGCACTCGATGCCCTGTCCAAGGGCACGAGCGGACTGTGGTTGAACGTCGGCGCAGGCATCTCACCCGACGACCTGGCCGCGGTCCTCGACGGCGTCTATGTCGATCTGATCCCGGTGACCCTGGACGCGGGCGCCGAAGGCATCGCCGCCGCGCGGGCCCTGCTGTCGGTCTGTGCGGCAGCGGCAGCGAAGCCCGAGTCCATCGCGCCCACAACCTCGACCATCACCTCTCTTGGTCTGTCACCGTTGACCGCTGCCTTCTCGGGTCGCGCGAGCGTGGATACCGCGGAGGCGACCTCGCTGGCCGCAGATGTGCCGGCAGGCGTCCGGACATTCCGCGTCGACGGTACGGATTTCGCCACCGCGGGGGCCGACAACGGACTCGAGCTCGCACTGCAGATCGCGGCCGCCGTCACGCATCTACGTGACCTCACCCAGGCCGGTCTGTCGTCGGTGGACGCGCTGCGCCAGATCACCTTTGCAGTGTCCGCAGGAGACGATCAGTTCGCGACCATCGCCAAGTTCCGTGCGCTGCGCAAGGTCTGGGCACGGGTGGCCGAGGTGGTCGGCGCCCCCGAGGCCGGGGCCGCGATCACCCACGGCGTCACCGATCTGGCCATGCAGAGTCAGCGTGACCCCTGGGTCAACATGCTGCGCACCACAATCGCCTCGTTCGGGGCGGGTGTCGGTGGTGCCGATCAGGTCACGACCCTCGGATTCGACTCCGCGATCCCGGTCGGCAGCCGCACCTCGAGTGCGTCGTTCTCCCGTCGTATCGCTCGCAACACGCAGCTGCTGCTGCTCGAGGAATCCAACATCGGCCGAGTGCTCGATCCGGCCGGCGGCTCCTGGTTCGTCGAGTCACTCACCGACGACCTCGCGTCGAATGCCTGGACGGTCTTCGGTCAGATCGAATCGGCCGGCGGGTACCGCTCGGCCCTTGACTCCGGCTGGATCGCCGACCGGGTGAGCGCCTCCCTGGCGAATCGCGACGAGTCGGTTGCCCATCGCCGGACCTCGGTGACCGGCGTCAACGAATTCCCGAATCTCGACGAGAAGGCCTTGGGCTCAGACGTGGCCGACGCGACCGACGTACCGCTCGGGGCGCCGCGACTCGCGCGGGTCGGGCGTTCGTTCGAGGAACTGCGCGATCGGTCCGACGCCGTCCTCGCCGACACCGGCCGGCGACCCACCGTTCTGCTGCTACCGCTCGGATCCGTCGCGGAGCACAACGGCCGGACCACGTTCACCGCGAACCTTCTTGCCGCCGGTGGTATCTCGGTGGTGAACCCAGGACCCCTGACCGCCGACAGTATCGCCGCGGCGGTGGGAGACGCGAACACATCGATCGCGGTGATCTGCGGCAGCAAGCAGCGGTATGCCGACGACGGCGCCGCCGCGCTGCAGGCCGCCCGCGCCGCCGGTCTGCGCACTGTGCTGCTGGCCGGGCCCGAGAAGGAGTGGCCCGACGGAGACGACCGGCCGGACGGATCGCTGCGGGTCGGTATCGATGCGGTGGCGATCCTGCGCGACCTTCTCGACCAGCTGACCCATGAACCAGCGGGAGCGACATCATGACCCAGACCGAACCGAGCCCGACCAGTTCGACTGCGGACGCCTTCGGGGCGATCCCCAGTTTCGCCGACGTCGACCTGGACACGGGGGTCGCCGCCGGATCAACCTCTGGCGGATCGCCGACCGCCGACGCCGCCATCGACCGGCTGGCGAAGGCCCAGGGTCAGACCGCCGACGAGATCACCTGGAGCACACCGGAACAGATCGACGTCCGGCCGATCTACACCCGCGCGGACCGCGACGCCGTCGCCACCGACGGCGACCACCCGTATCCGCTGGATTCCATCCCCGGCGAGGCGCCGTTCGTCCGCGGGCCGTACCCGACGATGTACGTCAACCAGCCGTGGACCATCCGGCAGTACGCGGGGTTCTCGACCGCCGCCGAGTCGAACGCCTTCTATCGCCGCAACCTCGCGGCGGGACAGAAGGGTCTGTCGGTGGCCTTCGACCTCGCCACCCACCGCGGCTATGACTCCGATCACCCGCGGGTGGCCGGCGACGTCGGGATGGCCGGTGTCGCCATCGACTCGATCCTCGACATGCGGCAACTCTTCGACGGCATCGACCTCGGGTCGGTCTCGGTGTCGATGACCATGAACGGTGCGGTGCTGCCGATTCTGGCGCTGTACGTGGTGGCCGCGGAGGAGCAGGGGGTGCCGCCGGAGAAGCTCGCCGGGACCATCCAGAACGACATCCTCAAAGAGTTCATGGTCCGCAACACCTACATCTATCCGCCGAAACCATCGATGCGGATCATCTCCAACATCTTCGAGTACACCAGCCAGAAGATGCCCAAGTTCAACTCGATCTCGATCTCCGGCTACCACATCCAGGAGGCCGGGGCGACGGCCGACCTGGAATTGGCGTACACCCTGGCCGACGGTGTCGAGTACATCCGGGCCGGGCTGGACGCGGGTCTCGACATCGACAAGTTCGCACCCCGCCTCTCGTTCTTCTGGGGCATCGGCATGAACTTCTTCATGGAGGTCGCCAAGCTGCGCGCCGCGCGACTGCTCTGGAGTGAGCTCGTCGCACAGTTCGAGCCGACGAACGCGAAATCGCTGTCCTTGCGCACACATTCGCAGACCTCGGGGTGGTCCCTGACCGCTCAGGACGTCTTCAACAACGTCGCACGCACCTGTGTCGAGGCGATGGCGGCCACGCAGGGCCACACGCAGTCGCTGCACACCAACGCCCTCGACGAGGCGATCGCGCTCCCGACGGACTTCTCGGCCCGCATCGCCCGCAACACGCAACTGTTGCTTCAGCAGGAGTCCGGCACCACGCGCCCGATCGATCCGTGGGCCGGCTCGAATTACGTCGAATGGCTGACGCATCAGCTCGCGGAGAAGGCGCGTGCGCACATCGCCGAGGTCGAAGAGGCCGGCGGCATGACACAGGCGATCAACGAGGGACTGCCGAAGCTGCGGATCGAGGAGGCTGCCGCCCGCACC contains:
- the scpA gene encoding methylmalonyl-CoA mutase, producing MTQTEPSPTSSTADAFGAIPSFADVDLDTGVAAGSTSGGSPTADAAIDRLAKAQGQTADEITWSTPEQIDVRPIYTRADRDAVATDGDHPYPLDSIPGEAPFVRGPYPTMYVNQPWTIRQYAGFSTAAESNAFYRRNLAAGQKGLSVAFDLATHRGYDSDHPRVAGDVGMAGVAIDSILDMRQLFDGIDLGSVSVSMTMNGAVLPILALYVVAAEEQGVPPEKLAGTIQNDILKEFMVRNTYIYPPKPSMRIISNIFEYTSQKMPKFNSISISGYHIQEAGATADLELAYTLADGVEYIRAGLDAGLDIDKFAPRLSFFWGIGMNFFMEVAKLRAARLLWSELVAQFEPTNAKSLSLRTHSQTSGWSLTAQDVFNNVARTCVEAMAATQGHTQSLHTNALDEAIALPTDFSARIARNTQLLLQQESGTTRPIDPWAGSNYVEWLTHQLAEKARAHIAEVEEAGGMTQAINEGLPKLRIEEAAARTQARIDSGQQPLVGVNKYRVDVDEEIEVLKVENSKVRAEQLEKLKRLRAERDESAVQAALADLTRAAGSDDGGLDNNLMALAIEAARHQATVGEISDAMEKVYGRHQAEIKTISGVYRHEAGEVSNVDAATEIVRQFGEAEGRRPRVLVAKMGQDGHDRGQKVIATAFADLGFDVDVGPLFATPEEVAAQAADNDVHVVGVSSLAAGHLTLVPALRQALEDVGRPDIMIVVGGVIPPDDFAELHEAGAAAIFPPGTVIADSAVELVTKLAAGLGHELAGVAGE
- a CDS encoding methylmalonyl-CoA mutase family protein; its protein translation is MPQTTASKSDRSDRSLDEAYQAWSEAAAAVLAKSRRSTVEELPASAEELLSTTTLDGLRIRPLYTRRDEHAESGLPGGFPFVRGADPDRDVTMGWRVTERFGDDSTSAADVNQSALDALSKGTSGLWLNVGAGISPDDLAAVLDGVYVDLIPVTLDAGAEGIAAARALLSVCAAAAAKPESIAPTTSTITSLGLSPLTAAFSGRASVDTAEATSLAADVPAGVRTFRVDGTDFATAGADNGLELALQIAAAVTHLRDLTQAGLSSVDALRQITFAVSAGDDQFATIAKFRALRKVWARVAEVVGAPEAGAAITHGVTDLAMQSQRDPWVNMLRTTIASFGAGVGGADQVTTLGFDSAIPVGSRTSSASFSRRIARNTQLLLLEESNIGRVLDPAGGSWFVESLTDDLASNAWTVFGQIESAGGYRSALDSGWIADRVSASLANRDESVAHRRTSVTGVNEFPNLDEKALGSDVADATDVPLGAPRLARVGRSFEELRDRSDAVLADTGRRPTVLLLPLGSVAEHNGRTTFTANLLAAGGISVVNPGPLTADSIAAAVGDANTSIAVICGSKQRYADDGAAALQAARAAGLRTVLLAGPEKEWPDGDDRPDGSLRVGIDAVAILRDLLDQLTHEPAGATS